Genomic segment of Peribacillus frigoritolerans:
TTGGATAACATCGATAGCCTCTGGAACCAGGCGCTCGGAAAAATCGAAAAAAAAATCAGTAAACCAAGCTTTGAGACTTGGCTTAAATCAACCAAGGCTTATTTACTGCAAGGTGATACATTAACAGTCACCGCTCCCAATGAATTTGCCAGGGATTGGCTTGAAGAACGCTATTCCCATCTTATTTCCGATGTATTGTTTGAACTTACCGGTGAGGAATTGGAAGCAAAATTCATCATTCCCCCCAATCAAGAAGATGATGATTTTACCGTTCCTGTTCAGCCTAAAAAGATAAAAAAGCAGGATAAAGAGCATGCTGCATTTCCACAGCATATGCTTAATGCGAAAAATACATTCGATACGTTTGTCATCGGCTCCGGCAATCGTTTTGCCCATGCCGCGTCTCTCGCTGTCGCAGAAGCACCGGCCAAAGCCTATAATCCCTTATTCATATACGGGGGCGTCGGCCTTGGAAAAACTCATTTAATGCATGCAATCGGGCATTATGTTCTAGAGCATAATCCGAATGCGAAGGTCGTTTATTTATCGTCTGAAAAGTTCACGAATGAATTCATCAACTCGATCCGGGACAATAAAGCTGGGGAATTCCGTGATAGATATCGAAGCGTGGATGTTTTATTAATTGATGATATTCAATTTCTTGCGGGAAAAGAACAAACTCAAGAAGAGTTTTTCCATACATTCAATGCGTTGCATGAAGAAAGCAAACAAATCGTCATCTCGAGTGACCGCCCGCCAAAAGAGATACCTACACTAGAGGATCGCCTCCGTTCAAGGTTTGAGTGGGGTTTGATCACGGATATCACGCCACCTGATCTAGAAACGCGGATTGCCATATTGCGTAAAAAGGCAAAAGCTGAGGGTCTTGATATCCCGAACGAAGTCATGCTCTATATCGCCAACCAAATCGATTCCAATATTCGTGAGCTTGAGGGTGCACTTATTCGTGTCGTCGCTTATTCTTCATTGATTAATAAAGATATAAATGCTGATTTGGCAGCTGAAGCATTAAAAGACATCATCCCTAGCTCAAAACCTAAAATAATCACCATCTTGGAAATCCAGAAGACGGTCGGTGAACATTATAGTGTCAAACTTGAGGATTTCAAGGCGAAAAAACGGACTAAATCCGTAGCATTTCCAAGACAGATCGCCATGTATCTTTCCAGGGAGTTG
This window contains:
- the dnaA gene encoding chromosomal replication initiator protein DnaA — translated: MDNIDSLWNQALGKIEKKISKPSFETWLKSTKAYLLQGDTLTVTAPNEFARDWLEERYSHLISDVLFELTGEELEAKFIIPPNQEDDDFTVPVQPKKIKKQDKEHAAFPQHMLNAKNTFDTFVIGSGNRFAHAASLAVAEAPAKAYNPLFIYGGVGLGKTHLMHAIGHYVLEHNPNAKVVYLSSEKFTNEFINSIRDNKAGEFRDRYRSVDVLLIDDIQFLAGKEQTQEEFFHTFNALHEESKQIVISSDRPPKEIPTLEDRLRSRFEWGLITDITPPDLETRIAILRKKAKAEGLDIPNEVMLYIANQIDSNIRELEGALIRVVAYSSLINKDINADLAAEALKDIIPSSKPKIITILEIQKTVGEHYSVKLEDFKAKKRTKSVAFPRQIAMYLSRELTDSSLPKIGDEFGGRDHTTVIHAHEKISKLMQTDTQLQRQVKEIQDQLRV